A single genomic interval of Stenotrophomonas bentonitica harbors:
- a CDS encoding UDP-N-acetylmuramoyl-tripeptide--D-alanyl-D-alanine ligase has protein sequence MKRTPLSLIAHWAGGEIHGEDTAIDAISNDTRTLAPGSLYVALRGERFDGHDFAADAVARGASAMLVERLLDVAVPQIVVGDSEHALGRIAAGMQRDRSAAVFAITGSNGKTSVKSLLLAILEQVARERGAVVYANPGNRNNEIGLPLAVIDAPEDADFAVYEMGAGKPGDIAYLTDIARPQYALVNNIAPAHLERMGSLQGVASTKGAIYAALPADGVAVINADDAYGAWFEQHVVGQPPRSRVLRYALDHSADVTAQAIKSAADGSQFTLVAPTGAVSLTLALPGRHNISNALAAASLALAAGIGLDSIAAGLARAEPVPGRQIAHRLPSGAVLVDDSYNANPGSLAAAIDALAASKDEAWLVLGDMRELGPDGEALHAQAGRRAREAGLKRLYTLGTLSAAASQAFGEGGRHFQSHDALAAALADELHAGVRCLVKGSRGSAMDKIVKALLARGEETPHVA, from the coding sequence ATGAAGCGCACCCCGCTGTCGCTGATCGCGCATTGGGCCGGTGGCGAGATCCATGGCGAAGACACCGCCATCGACGCCATCAGCAACGACACCCGCACCCTCGCACCGGGCAGCCTGTACGTGGCCCTGCGCGGCGAGCGTTTCGACGGCCATGACTTCGCCGCCGACGCGGTGGCGCGCGGCGCCAGCGCGATGCTGGTCGAACGCCTGCTCGACGTGGCCGTGCCGCAGATCGTGGTCGGCGACAGCGAGCATGCGCTCGGACGCATTGCCGCCGGCATGCAGCGCGACCGCAGCGCCGCGGTGTTCGCGATCACCGGCAGCAACGGCAAGACCAGCGTCAAGAGCCTGCTGCTGGCGATCCTGGAGCAGGTCGCGCGCGAGCGCGGCGCGGTGGTGTATGCCAACCCGGGCAACCGCAACAACGAGATCGGCCTGCCACTGGCGGTGATCGACGCCCCCGAAGACGCCGACTTCGCCGTCTACGAGATGGGTGCCGGCAAGCCGGGCGACATCGCCTACCTCACCGACATCGCCCGCCCGCAGTACGCGCTGGTCAACAACATCGCGCCGGCGCACCTGGAGCGGATGGGCAGCCTGCAGGGCGTGGCCAGCACCAAGGGCGCGATCTACGCCGCCCTGCCGGCCGACGGCGTGGCCGTGATCAACGCCGACGACGCCTATGGCGCCTGGTTCGAACAGCACGTGGTCGGCCAGCCGCCGCGCAGCCGCGTGCTGCGCTATGCGCTGGACCACAGTGCCGACGTCACCGCGCAGGCAATCAAGTCGGCCGCCGACGGCAGCCAGTTCACCCTGGTCGCCCCGACCGGCGCGGTCAGCCTCACGCTGGCGCTGCCGGGCCGCCACAACATCAGCAACGCGCTGGCCGCGGCTTCGCTGGCGCTGGCCGCCGGCATCGGCCTGGACAGCATCGCCGCCGGCCTGGCCCGCGCCGAACCGGTGCCGGGCCGCCAGATCGCGCACCGCCTGCCCAGTGGCGCGGTGCTGGTCGACGACAGCTACAACGCCAACCCCGGTTCGCTGGCGGCCGCCATCGACGCGCTGGCCGCGTCGAAGGACGAGGCCTGGCTGGTGCTGGGCGACATGCGCGAACTCGGCCCCGATGGCGAGGCCCTGCACGCGCAGGCCGGTCGCCGTGCGCGCGAGGCCGGGCTGAAGCGCCTGTACACCCTGGGCACCCTGAGCGCGGCTGCATCGCAGGCGTTCGGCGAAGGCGGCCGCCACTTCCAGAGCCATGACGCGCTCGCCGCGGCGCTGGCCGACGAACTGCATGCTGGCGTGCGCTGCCTGGTCAAGGGCTCGCGCGGCAGCGCCATGGACAAGATTGTGAAAGCGCTGCTGGCGCGAGGAGAGGAAACCCCCCATGTTGCTTGA
- the ftsW gene encoding putative lipid II flippase FtsW, translating into MNDLSRQATRLEAIGGHFDKWLLGAIIALTGLGVVMVASSSIALMSSPFYYLNRHLVFLAVGIVLAGIAMRTELKSIEQYNQMLLLGCFALLVVVFIPGLGSSVNGARRWINLGFSKFQTVEAVKVLYIVWLSSYLVRFRDEVNATWPAMLKPLGVAGALVVLLLLQPDFGSSTLLLAITAGMLVLGGVNLPRMSMPIVFGLVAMSALAIIEPYRMRRITSFWDPWADQQGDGYQLSNALMAVGRGEWTGVGLGNSVQKLYYLPEAHTDFIFSVTAEELGFVGTCLIVALYALLAGRAFWIGMRCVEMKRHFSGYIAFGIGLWVSMQSFVSIGVNLGILPTKGLTLPLISSGGSSILMTCVAMGLLLRVSYELDRAERRQAVRMGAADLDEAAPVEAPASASAVAAAMQEREPRAAAHRDSAPRGTSRMQQRIEPTLGRMG; encoded by the coding sequence ATGAACGACCTGTCGCGCCAGGCAACCCGTCTTGAAGCCATCGGAGGCCACTTCGACAAGTGGCTGCTGGGCGCGATCATCGCGCTCACCGGGCTGGGCGTGGTGATGGTCGCGTCGAGCTCGATCGCGCTGATGAGCAGCCCGTTCTACTACCTCAACCGCCACCTGGTCTTCCTGGCGGTCGGTATCGTGCTGGCCGGCATCGCCATGCGCACCGAGCTCAAGAGCATCGAGCAGTACAACCAGATGCTGCTGCTGGGCTGCTTCGCGCTGCTGGTGGTGGTGTTCATTCCCGGCCTGGGCAGCAGCGTCAACGGCGCCCGCCGCTGGATCAACCTGGGCTTCTCCAAGTTCCAGACCGTCGAAGCGGTGAAGGTGCTCTACATCGTGTGGCTGTCCAGCTACCTGGTGCGCTTCCGCGACGAGGTCAATGCGACCTGGCCGGCGATGCTCAAGCCGCTCGGCGTGGCCGGCGCGCTGGTGGTGCTGCTGCTGCTGCAGCCTGACTTCGGTTCCTCGACCCTGCTGCTGGCGATCACCGCCGGCATGCTGGTGCTGGGCGGGGTGAACCTGCCGCGCATGTCGATGCCGATCGTGTTCGGCCTGGTGGCGATGAGCGCGCTGGCGATCATCGAGCCGTACCGCATGCGCCGCATCACCTCGTTCTGGGACCCCTGGGCCGACCAGCAGGGCGACGGCTACCAGCTGTCCAACGCGCTGATGGCGGTGGGCCGTGGCGAGTGGACCGGCGTCGGCCTGGGCAACTCGGTGCAGAAGCTCTACTACCTGCCCGAAGCGCACACCGACTTCATCTTCTCGGTCACCGCCGAGGAGCTGGGCTTCGTCGGCACCTGCCTGATCGTGGCGCTGTATGCGCTGCTGGCCGGGCGCGCGTTCTGGATCGGCATGCGCTGCGTGGAGATGAAGCGCCACTTCTCCGGCTACATCGCCTTCGGCATCGGCCTGTGGGTGAGCATGCAGAGCTTCGTTTCGATCGGCGTGAACCTGGGCATCCTGCCGACCAAGGGCCTGACCCTGCCGCTGATCTCCTCGGGCGGCTCGAGCATCCTGATGACCTGCGTGGCGATGGGCCTGCTGCTGCGCGTGTCCTACGAACTGGACCGTGCCGAACGCCGCCAGGCGGTGCGCATGGGCGCGGCCGACCTCGACGAGGCGGCACCGGTCGAAGCACCGGCCAGCGCCAGCGCGGTGGCTGCCGCCATGCAGGAACGCGAGCCGCGCGCCGCCGCGCACCGCGACAGCGCCCCGCGCGGCACCAGCCGCATGCAGCAGCGCATTGAACCGACCCTGGGGAGGATGGGATGA
- the rsmH gene encoding 16S rRNA (cytosine(1402)-N(4))-methyltransferase RsmH, protein MRGGAQTGHLPVSQSPAGHLPVLYTQVLDGLRVIENGTYLDGTFGRGGHARGVLEQLGPGGRLLVMDKDPEAIAVAERDFAPDPRVAIFRGSFADLLHWNETADGLDGVLFDLGVSSPQLDVAERGFSFGKDGPLDMRMDPDSGESAAQWLNRVEERELMDVLWTYGEERQGRRIARAIIARREKQPFSRTAELAELIASVMPRGKDKIHPATRSFQAIRIHINRELADLEAGLDAAMARLKPGGRLAVISFHSLEDRIVKQFMNRHAKAPPSNRRLPELAAFVPTLDLVGGAIKAEGDELAVNPRSRSAVLRVAEKRAVAA, encoded by the coding sequence GTGCGCGGAGGCGCGCAGACCGGTCACCTTCCGGTGTCGCAGTCGCCGGCGGGCCACCTGCCGGTCCTGTACACGCAGGTCCTGGACGGCCTGAGGGTGATCGAAAACGGAACGTATCTCGATGGCACGTTTGGTCGTGGCGGCCATGCCCGCGGCGTGCTCGAGCAACTCGGTCCCGGAGGCCGGCTGCTGGTCATGGACAAGGATCCCGAAGCGATTGCGGTAGCCGAGCGCGATTTCGCGCCGGACCCGCGCGTGGCGATCTTCCGTGGCAGCTTCGCCGACCTGCTGCACTGGAACGAAACCGCCGACGGCCTGGACGGGGTGCTGTTCGACCTGGGCGTCTCGTCGCCGCAGCTGGACGTAGCCGAGCGTGGTTTCAGCTTCGGCAAGGACGGTCCGCTGGACATGCGCATGGACCCGGACAGCGGCGAAAGCGCCGCGCAGTGGCTCAACCGCGTGGAAGAGCGTGAGCTGATGGATGTGCTGTGGACCTATGGCGAAGAGCGCCAGGGGCGCCGCATCGCCCGTGCGATCATCGCGCGCCGCGAGAAGCAGCCGTTCTCCCGCACCGCCGAACTGGCCGAACTGATCGCCTCGGTGATGCCGCGTGGGAAAGACAAGATCCACCCGGCCACGCGCAGCTTCCAGGCCATCCGCATCCACATCAACCGCGAACTGGCCGACCTTGAAGCCGGCCTGGACGCGGCGATGGCGCGGCTGAAGCCCGGTGGCAGGCTGGCAGTGATCAGCTTCCACTCGCTGGAAGACCGCATCGTCAAGCAGTTCATGAACCGCCACGCCAAGGCGCCACCGAGCAACCGCCGGTTGCCCGAGCTGGCCGCGTTCGTGCCGACGCTGGACCTGGTCGGCGGTGCCATCAAGGCCGAGGGCGACGAGCTGGCGGTCAATCCGCGCTCGCGCAGCGCCGTGCTGCGCGTGGCCGAAAAGCGCGCGGTGGCCGCATGA
- the mraY gene encoding phospho-N-acetylmuramoyl-pentapeptide-transferase, whose protein sequence is MLLELARWLQQLESLFGLFGYLTLRGILAALTALFLSLWLGPAMIRKLAQFKGGQPIRTDGPQTHFSKAGTPTMGGSLILLTITLSVLLWADLRNRYVWVVLAVMLCFGAIGWYDDWIKIVRRDPNGLKSRWKYLLQSIFGLAAGLFLFYTADVPAALTFYIPMFKSVALPLAGISFVAIAYFWIVGFSNAVNLTDGLDGLAIMPTVLVACALGVFAYASGNVVFSNYLQIPQIPGAGELVIICAAIAGAGLGFLWFNTYPAMVFMGDIGALALGAVLGTIAVITRQELVLVIMGGVFVIETLSVMIQVASFKLTGKRVFRMAPIHHHFELKGWPEPRVIVRFWIISVVLVLIGLATLKVR, encoded by the coding sequence ATGTTGCTTGAACTGGCTCGATGGCTGCAGCAGTTGGAGAGCCTGTTCGGCTTGTTCGGCTACCTGACCCTGCGCGGCATTCTCGCTGCGCTTACCGCGCTGTTCCTGTCGCTGTGGCTGGGCCCGGCGATGATCCGCAAGCTGGCCCAGTTCAAGGGCGGCCAGCCGATCCGCACCGACGGCCCGCAGACCCACTTCTCCAAGGCCGGCACGCCGACCATGGGCGGTTCGCTGATCCTGCTCACCATCACCCTGTCGGTGCTGCTGTGGGCCGACCTGCGCAACCGCTATGTGTGGGTGGTGCTGGCGGTGATGCTGTGCTTCGGCGCGATCGGCTGGTACGACGACTGGATCAAGATCGTGCGCCGCGACCCGAACGGCCTGAAGTCGCGCTGGAAGTACCTGCTGCAGTCGATCTTCGGCCTGGCCGCCGGCCTGTTCCTGTTCTACACCGCCGACGTGCCGGCCGCGCTGACCTTCTACATCCCGATGTTCAAGTCGGTGGCGCTGCCGCTGGCCGGGATCAGCTTCGTGGCCATCGCCTACTTCTGGATCGTCGGCTTCTCCAACGCGGTCAACCTGACCGACGGCCTGGACGGGCTGGCGATCATGCCGACCGTGCTGGTCGCCTGTGCGCTGGGCGTGTTCGCCTACGCCTCGGGCAACGTGGTGTTCTCCAACTACCTGCAGATCCCGCAGATCCCGGGCGCCGGTGAGCTGGTCATCATCTGCGCGGCCATCGCCGGCGCGGGCCTGGGCTTCCTGTGGTTCAACACCTACCCGGCCATGGTGTTCATGGGCGACATCGGCGCACTGGCGCTGGGCGCGGTGCTGGGCACCATCGCCGTGATCACCCGCCAGGAGCTGGTGCTGGTGATCATGGGTGGCGTGTTCGTGATCGAGACGCTGTCGGTGATGATCCAGGTCGCCTCGTTCAAGCTCACCGGCAAGCGCGTGTTCCGCATGGCGCCGATCCACCACCACTTCGAACTCAAGGGCTGGCCGGAGCCGCGCGTGATCGTGCGCTTCTGGATCATCTCGGTGGTGCTGGTGCTGATCGGCCTGGCCACGTTGAAGGTCCGCTGA
- a CDS encoding UDP-N-acetylmuramoyl-L-alanyl-D-glutamate--2,6-diaminopimelate ligase, producing the protein MSQMMLLSQLLPDVALSHDPSITGLVLDSRAVRPGNAFVAIAGFGAHGLGFVDQARAAGAAAILFDPPAPAELPAPADAIAVPGLRSRMGGMADQFHGHPSRAMTMVGVTGTNGKTSTVQLLAQAWHLLGTTSGSIGTLGVGLYGNVVPTGFTTPLVLQMHEVLAQLRDQGARAVAMEVSSHALDQGRVDAVHYDVAVFTNLTRDHLDYHGDMAQYGAAKARLFHRAGLKAAVVNLDDSFGSELLRTVDAGVQQIGVSSRGAQHATLLADSLRLDGRGIAFDLVVDGVRHPVQSPLLGRFTVDNLLGVAGALFALGHVPADIAALLSQLQPIAGRMNRLGGSDGQPTVVIDYAHTPDALEQALSSLHGHLAGRLFCVFGCGGERDTGKRPQMAAIAERLANVVIVTDDNPRGEDGDVIVADIVAGLARPASATVQRDRAAAIATAIGEAGEGDIVLIAGKGHEPYQEIHGVQYPFNDTEVAARVLSQRQEGAR; encoded by the coding sequence ATGAGCCAGATGATGTTGCTTTCGCAGTTGCTTCCCGATGTGGCGCTCAGCCACGACCCGTCGATCACTGGCCTGGTGCTGGACAGCCGCGCGGTGCGCCCCGGCAATGCCTTCGTGGCGATTGCCGGTTTCGGCGCGCACGGGCTGGGCTTTGTCGACCAGGCCCGCGCCGCCGGTGCGGCCGCGATCCTGTTCGATCCGCCGGCCCCGGCCGAGCTGCCGGCCCCGGCCGACGCCATTGCCGTGCCCGGGCTGCGCAGCCGCATGGGCGGCATGGCCGACCAGTTCCACGGTCACCCGTCACGGGCGATGACCATGGTCGGGGTGACCGGCACCAACGGCAAGACCTCCACCGTGCAGCTGCTGGCCCAGGCCTGGCACCTGCTCGGTACCACCAGCGGCAGCATCGGCACGCTCGGCGTCGGCCTGTACGGCAACGTCGTGCCGACCGGCTTCACCACCCCGCTGGTGCTGCAGATGCATGAAGTGCTGGCGCAGCTGCGCGACCAGGGCGCGCGTGCGGTGGCGATGGAAGTCAGCTCGCACGCGCTCGACCAGGGCCGCGTGGATGCCGTGCATTACGACGTGGCGGTGTTCACCAACCTCACCCGCGACCATCTCGACTACCACGGCGACATGGCCCAGTACGGCGCGGCCAAGGCCAGGCTGTTCCACCGCGCCGGCCTGAAGGCGGCGGTGGTCAACCTGGACGACAGCTTCGGCAGCGAACTGCTGCGTACCGTCGACGCAGGCGTGCAGCAGATCGGGGTCAGCTCGCGCGGCGCGCAGCACGCCACCCTGCTTGCCGACTCGCTGCGCCTGGATGGCCGCGGCATCGCCTTCGACCTGGTGGTCGATGGCGTGCGCCACCCGGTGCAGTCGCCGCTGCTGGGCCGCTTCACCGTGGACAACCTGCTCGGCGTGGCCGGTGCGCTGTTCGCGCTGGGCCACGTACCGGCCGACATCGCCGCGCTGCTGTCGCAGCTGCAGCCGATTGCCGGACGCATGAACCGGCTTGGCGGCAGCGACGGCCAGCCGACCGTGGTGATCGACTACGCACATACCCCCGACGCGCTGGAACAGGCGCTGTCCAGCCTGCACGGGCACCTGGCCGGGCGCCTGTTCTGCGTGTTCGGCTGCGGCGGCGAACGCGATACCGGCAAGCGCCCGCAGATGGCGGCCATTGCCGAGCGCCTGGCCAACGTCGTGATCGTCACCGACGACAACCCGCGCGGCGAAGACGGCGACGTCATCGTGGCCGACATCGTGGCCGGCCTGGCCCGCCCGGCGTCGGCCACCGTGCAGCGCGACCGCGCCGCGGCGATCGCCACCGCGATCGGCGAGGCGGGCGAGGGCGACATCGTGCTGATCGCCGGCAAGGGCCACGAGCCCTACCAGGAAATCCACGGCGTGCAGTACCCGTTCAACGACACCGAAGTGGCGGCCCGCGTGCTGTCGCAGCGGCAGGAGGGCGCACGATGA
- the ftsL gene encoding cell division protein FtsL has translation MSRLLLVVLLACTIASAIGVVFMRHRHRQTFVELSRVERARDELNIEFGRLQLEQATLAEATRVDRVARERLGMKFPEAADVVVVRP, from the coding sequence ATGAGCCGCCTGCTGCTGGTCGTGCTGCTGGCCTGCACCATCGCCTCGGCGATCGGTGTGGTGTTCATGCGCCACCGCCATCGGCAGACTTTCGTCGAGCTGTCGCGCGTGGAGCGCGCCCGCGACGAACTGAACATCGAGTTCGGCCGCCTGCAGCTGGAACAGGCGACCCTGGCAGAAGCCACCCGCGTCGACCGCGTGGCGCGCGAGCGGCTGGGCATGAAGTTCCCGGAAGCGGCCGACGTCGTAGTGGTGCGGCCATGA
- the murG gene encoding undecaprenyldiphospho-muramoylpentapeptide beta-N-acetylglucosaminyltransferase, translated as MNASSSQSPVMIMAGGTGGHIFPGLAVARVLRARGIPVTWLGSDGGMETRLVPQHDIHIDTLAISGLRGKGKLALLTAPGRLLRAVRSAGFLIRDRQPRAVIAFGGFASGPGGLAARLHGLPLLVHEQNRAPGLTNRVLSRFARRLLTGFPGSFAQREEAVGNPVRAEIAAIAAPEQRLADRQGPLRLLVLGGSQGARALNNAVPQALAAMGDSVAVQVRHQSGEKLHAEALKAYQDAGVSAQVEPFIADMAEAFGWADLVVCRSGASTLAELCAVGVGSVLVPFAAAVDDHQTRNAEYLVERGAAVLLKQDDALATALQGVLRELATNPGRRMQMAVAARALAKVDAAERIADIILEESK; from the coding sequence ATGAACGCCTCTTCTTCGCAGAGTCCGGTGATGATCATGGCCGGCGGCACCGGCGGCCACATTTTCCCCGGCCTGGCCGTGGCCCGGGTGCTGCGCGCGCGCGGCATCCCGGTGACCTGGCTGGGCAGCGACGGCGGCATGGAAACCCGGCTGGTGCCGCAGCACGACATCCACATCGACACGCTGGCGATCAGCGGCCTGCGCGGCAAGGGCAAGCTGGCCCTGCTGACCGCGCCCGGGCGCCTGCTGCGCGCGGTGCGCTCGGCCGGCTTCCTGATCCGCGACCGCCAGCCGCGTGCGGTGATCGCCTTCGGCGGCTTCGCCTCCGGTCCGGGCGGGCTGGCCGCGCGCCTGCACGGCCTGCCGCTGCTGGTGCACGAACAGAACCGCGCGCCGGGCCTGACCAACCGCGTGCTGTCGCGCTTCGCGCGGCGCCTGTTGACCGGCTTCCCGGGCAGCTTCGCGCAGCGCGAGGAGGCCGTGGGCAACCCGGTCCGCGCAGAAATCGCCGCGATCGCCGCGCCGGAACAGCGCCTGGCCGACCGCCAGGGCCCGCTGCGGCTGCTGGTGCTCGGGGGCAGCCAGGGAGCCCGCGCGCTCAACAACGCGGTGCCGCAGGCACTGGCCGCGATGGGCGACAGCGTGGCCGTGCAGGTGCGCCACCAGAGCGGCGAAAAGCTGCACGCTGAAGCGCTGAAGGCCTACCAGGACGCGGGCGTCAGCGCGCAGGTGGAACCGTTCATCGCCGACATGGCCGAAGCCTTCGGCTGGGCCGACCTGGTGGTGTGCCGTTCCGGTGCCTCCACCCTGGCCGAGCTCTGCGCGGTCGGCGTGGGCAGCGTGCTGGTGCCGTTCGCCGCCGCGGTCGACGACCACCAGACCCGCAATGCCGAATACCTGGTCGAGCGTGGCGCGGCCGTGCTGCTGAAGCAGGACGACGCGCTCGCCACTGCACTGCAGGGCGTGCTGCGCGAGCTGGCCACGAATCCCGGCCGACGCATGCAGATGGCCGTGGCCGCGCGTGCGCTGGCCAAGGTCGATGCCGCAGAGCGCATCGCCGACATCATCCTCGAGGAATCCAAATGA
- a CDS encoding peptidoglycan D,D-transpeptidase FtsI family protein, with product MNKTGRNRARNSFNLRQRLKWVGLALGLCSVSLVGRAAYVQLVNSDFYQRQGEARYLRELPINTSRGMITDRNGEPVAVSTPVASIWVNPQELMRAPDRIPELATALGMPLDELSTKLSQKADKEFMYLRRRINPDDAEKVVALKIPGVASQREFRRFYPQGEAMAHVLGFTNIDDRGQEGLELAFDEWLRGKAGAKRVIRNRKGDTVESDLLRAAEPGKDLTLSIDRRIQFLAFKELRNALIANKAAGGSMVIMDVATGEVLAMVNLPTYNPNSVGGAAPDTRRNRAVTDLVEPGSTMKPLTIASALQSGVVTKDTTVDTNPGYMAIGRYTIKDVPRNNGVLNVTGVITRSSNIGAAKIAAKMPDQVFYDHVHSFGYGSSPHSGFPGESAGVFPSPARWSGSSKTTMSYGYGLNVTPLQIATAYSALGNGGKLIAPTFVKGQRNEGKQIIDEKIAKEVVAMMETVVTQGGAKQAAVLGYHVAGKTGTARKAGPGGYERGHYNSLFAGVVPASNPRFATVIVINDPQAGTYYGGLVSAPVFHNVMEGALRLMDVPPDDIDSWLAAQQSGKMGHAATSLPTPPPADAVLAPDAAAEFDAALPSAHATLPPAQGGTQ from the coding sequence ATGAACAAGACCGGCCGCAACCGTGCCCGCAACAGCTTCAACCTGCGCCAGCGCCTGAAGTGGGTGGGACTGGCGCTGGGCCTGTGCTCGGTCTCGCTGGTCGGTCGCGCCGCCTACGTGCAGCTGGTCAACAGCGACTTCTACCAGCGCCAGGGCGAAGCGCGTTACCTGCGCGAACTGCCGATCAACACCTCGCGCGGCATGATCACCGACCGCAACGGCGAGCCGGTGGCGGTGTCGACCCCGGTCGCCTCGATCTGGGTCAATCCGCAGGAACTGATGCGCGCCCCGGACCGCATCCCGGAGCTGGCCACCGCGCTGGGCATGCCGCTGGACGAGCTCTCCACCAAGCTCAGCCAGAAGGCCGACAAGGAATTCATGTACCTGCGCCGCCGGATCAACCCGGACGATGCGGAGAAAGTGGTGGCGCTGAAGATTCCGGGCGTGGCCTCGCAGCGCGAGTTCCGTCGCTTCTACCCGCAGGGTGAGGCGATGGCGCACGTGCTCGGCTTCACCAATATCGACGACCGCGGCCAGGAAGGGCTGGAGCTGGCCTTCGACGAATGGCTGCGCGGCAAGGCCGGCGCCAAGCGCGTGATCCGCAACCGCAAGGGCGACACGGTCGAAAGCGACCTGCTGCGCGCCGCCGAGCCGGGCAAGGACCTCACCCTCAGCATCGACCGCCGCATCCAGTTCCTGGCCTTCAAGGAACTGCGCAACGCGCTGATCGCGAACAAGGCCGCTGGCGGTTCGATGGTGATCATGGACGTGGCCACCGGCGAAGTGCTGGCGATGGTCAACCTGCCGACCTACAACCCCAATTCGGTGGGCGGCGCCGCGCCGGACACCCGCCGCAACCGCGCGGTGACCGACCTGGTCGAGCCGGGTTCGACCATGAAGCCGCTGACCATCGCCTCGGCGCTGCAGTCCGGCGTGGTCACCAAGGACACCACGGTCGACACCAACCCGGGCTACATGGCGATCGGCCGCTATACGATCAAGGACGTGCCGCGCAACAACGGCGTGCTCAACGTCACCGGCGTGATCACCCGCAGCTCGAACATCGGTGCGGCCAAGATCGCCGCGAAGATGCCCGACCAGGTGTTCTACGACCACGTGCACAGCTTCGGCTATGGCTCGTCGCCGCACAGCGGCTTCCCGGGGGAATCGGCTGGCGTATTCCCGAGTCCGGCGCGCTGGAGCGGTTCGTCCAAGACCACCATGTCCTACGGCTACGGCCTGAACGTCACCCCGTTGCAGATTGCCACCGCCTACTCGGCGCTGGGCAACGGCGGCAAGCTGATCGCCCCGACCTTCGTCAAGGGCCAGCGCAACGAAGGCAAGCAGATCATCGACGAAAAAATCGCCAAAGAGGTCGTGGCGATGATGGAAACCGTGGTCACCCAGGGCGGCGCCAAGCAGGCGGCGGTGCTGGGCTACCACGTGGCCGGCAAGACCGGCACCGCGCGCAAGGCCGGCCCCGGTGGCTACGAGCGTGGTCATTACAACTCGCTGTTCGCCGGCGTGGTGCCGGCCAGCAACCCGCGCTTCGCCACGGTGATCGTGATCAACGATCCGCAGGCCGGCACGTACTACGGCGGCCTGGTCTCGGCCCCGGTGTTCCACAACGTCATGGAAGGCGCGCTGCGCCTGATGGACGTGCCGCCGGACGATATCGACTCCTGGCTGGCCGCGCAGCAGTCCGGAAAGATGGGCCATGCCGCCACATCGCTGCCGACCCCGCCGCCTGCCGATGCAGTGCTTGCGCCCGACGCCGCCGCCGAATTCGATGCCGCGCTGCCCAGCGCGCACGCCACGTTGCCGCCCGCGCAGGGAGGCACGCAATGA
- the mraZ gene encoding division/cell wall cluster transcriptional repressor MraZ — MFQGETAITVDDKGRMAVPTAHRDLVARVSNNRLVLTYNPFESGCLWLYAEQEWERVRDDVMAKPNTQRVVRLLQQKLVGSAAHLELDGNGRISIPASHRGAVGIEKKAVLLGMGDKFELWSEQAHRALIQQTLSDTDLGDGLLDLKL; from the coding sequence GTGTTTCAGGGCGAGACGGCCATCACAGTTGACGACAAAGGACGCATGGCGGTTCCGACCGCGCATCGTGACCTGGTCGCGCGCGTGAGCAACAACCGGCTGGTCCTGACCTACAACCCCTTCGAGTCCGGCTGCCTGTGGCTGTACGCCGAGCAGGAGTGGGAGCGGGTCCGCGACGACGTCATGGCCAAGCCCAACACACAGCGCGTCGTGCGCCTGCTGCAACAGAAGCTGGTCGGTTCGGCCGCGCATCTGGAGCTGGACGGCAACGGTCGCATCAGTATTCCGGCCAGCCACCGTGGTGCCGTTGGCATTGAAAAGAAGGCGGTGTTGCTCGGCATGGGCGACAAATTCGAATTGTGGAGCGAGCAGGCTCATCGCGCATTGATCCAGCAGACGTTGTCTGACACGGATCTGGGCGACGGGTTGCTCGATTTGAAGTTGTGA